Proteins found in one Cardiocondyla obscurior isolate alpha-2009 linkage group LG03, Cobs3.1, whole genome shotgun sequence genomic segment:
- the LOC139113786 gene encoding protein stoned-B: MHKLAKGLKKKKKPKKGKKGAEEEEFDPEELERYRRERAEAQQKAEEAGESAKGTGSDEWKKFQALTAGVDSVLRKTQDDLDRIKSTSFFQRKAPLEEKKPEEAAKQEDSKSSKRWVGFDSEGNPIEAAPSAVDGEEKKEERPLVNEDGFVDVPEDEDEPEDSADEDIFDTTYVDVLQNIDVQLAYIPDSPTEAETGDDPFDTTNADKVLRTVDKKGNKLVSLGNAVEVLSGRIDYVSSCKITKGRRPRLQQDLLLDDFDEAEQPAIEAVAAEPVPVEKTLLDDDSDLPDIPVDLTKLPPVLPRPVTPVTPLQEDATVIEKTSNGPIDISEFEVLKEKTVLEEIPDLDETEFDLTSPNESTRLEEADDPFAAKEPETADFQTEIIEASFEAATFVDEEDPFDTTFAANILPGKTELKFIEKELEELPVSEVSISLTDPAGLNRDYETGLLKFDDKKHNHDSSLLSKKDLLGGSTTDLSQLADEPIAPIEEITYVDPFDTSAVKELPPGKTELKVLEKELLGEQPNNYIEDDDDFDPRKEEATVKQPPIKAPPPRPSAPIKSTPVKPVFDVNFEEDETVEATPVNLERKTSRPEVLELAPTKAVAFELPTPSKRPDLLATTEEEKTLPSKPLTPYYSQKSLEESLPIENEEIDIDPFDTSFVNNVAPGKTELKLIESELLTQESKLPHSLSDHDFDPRSAAESVRRQSDFTASVAPSNIKLVQLQQSLIQKVEEEVIVKQEPHRQESLLDAEVEVDAKPLTPRVESKPIAEEEEISYTDPFDTSIATNILPGKAELKILESELQQIPEQPPPRPVNLPSVVPIVPLTIPEIDDFDPRADEVKESKDFLSLDGQDPGDKVLTPLQNKDLTLDDDVDPFDTSFATIEPGRTELKLLESELMKFTRRLLVNSIMDSKGGNPFLMDDYAAEPGGSLPPQASNPFLQDFADAASSSAGENPFLNFGGDQTYQPPVSVESTNPFASFGIESTAPDAEFGATSDSNTPATNVFTSQPSDIFVMSDNANVDLFGTMTTTTAAEQQPAPIVSPPQQPPASTPPSRNGKPPPSRPPPPRPQPPPIPHPPVQPPAKNTKDLILSVTGAMDATSNHLLDRLQATRTPSPTLIHSPSPTPEHSYADLLDVDSNVPDLIPDDKLVEPPKNQDIMDLFDAPNTDVTSSGIFSTSMTTMSTTSLVTGVPTTTTTKENPFASMSEEAAVPQPAFEMEYPESVISTEKRSSITAATPFTIETDAGKSGTVLDLGEPAPVVSPVSTAAAELFQGTEQISTGADANFFSMTETTTATPFGVVKTTSTPFAAAAQPLFATSEITQPAFASDLLGDFGETAKELDQGLIATSPTPGTEFPGNEVYRPEEELDNFAATTKAIEDTGDSFDAFASKFDRAAEPETNGGDPFLDAFGGPIAMDTSSDVWGDSSVAGSETAMTGFGESDAFDSFLSMTAPPTDAKVKRSESAESDEGPDFSVFIKPKEGDQTVLAEGGAVPTLAPPPKSPQIAAYTDSSPRFNPFDKSGIAQDAVVSETAQTAEMARTDSQETPPTPLFDEDVSQPLEDFPRITYTGDGWEMQLRQPNKKKITGQRFWKKIFVKLVYQGDNPVLQLFNNKDDKDPFQELPLLACYSVSDIGAQQFDQYGKIFTVKLQYIFYKERPGVRPGQVTKAERLTNKLSQFAAYAIQGDYQGVKEFGSDLKKLGLPVEHAPQISQLFKLGSQCYEDMKQFSCAIEEALFRLPAHRDRALTYKMEEVQVTVVDELYVEQNAEGHVDKQIARVRLFFLGFLSGMPDIELGINDMWRQGKEVVGRHDIIPVVTEEWIRLENVEFHSCVQQDEYEKSRIIKFKPPDACYIELMRFRVRPPKNRELPLQLKAVMCVTGNKVELRADILVPGFASRKLGQIPCEDVMVRFPIPECWIYLFRVEKHFRYGSVKSAHRRTGKIKGIERFLGAVDTLEPQLMEVTSGQAKYEHQHRSIVWRMPRLPKEGQGAYTTHQLVCRMALTSYDQIPDNLSEYCYVEFTMPATQVSHTTARSVSLQNSDSDAPPEKYVRNLSRHEYRVGIEHTQGEGPGAYVSATISKKIPETTPEVQETPEAPAESDSDSSE; encoded by the exons ATGCACAAGTTAGCCAAGGGcctgaagaagaagaaaaagccGAAGAAGGGTAAGAAGGGAGCAGAGGAGGAGGAGTTCGATCCAGAGGAGCTCGAGCGTTATCGGCGCGAGCGGGCGGAGGCCCAACAGAAAGCCGAGGAGGCCGGCGAATCGGCCAAAGGTACCGGATCCGACGAGTGGAAAAAATTTCAGGCTTTGACTGCTGGCGTTGATTCGGTCTTGAGAAAGACTCAGGATGACCTCGATCGGATAAAGTCCACCTCGTTCTTCCAGCGTAAGGCGCCGTTGGAAGAAAAGAAGCCGGAAGAGGCGGCAAAGCAAGAGGACTCCAAGTCTTCAAAAAGGTGGGTCGGTTTCGACAGCGAGGGCAATCCAATCGAGGCCGCACCATCTGCGGTTgacggagaagaaaaaaaggaagagagaccGTTGGTCAACGAAGACGGTTTCGTGGACGTGCCGGAGGACGAGGATGAACCAGAGGACTCCGCCGACGAGGACATCTTCGACACTACTTACGTCGACGTTCTCCAGAACATCGATGTACAATTAGCTTACATACCGGACAGCCCGACTGAGGCGGAAACTGGGGACGACCCTTTCGACACTACCAACGCCGACAAGGTCCTCCGCACTGTCGACAAAAAAGGTAACAAGCTCGTCAGCTTAGGCAATGCCGTTGAGGTACTATCGGGAAGGATCGACTACGTGAGCTCATGCAAGATTACCAAAGGAAGACGACCTAGACTTCAACAAGATCTGTTATTAGACGACTTCGACGAGGCGGAGCAGCCGGCAATAGAAGCCGTCGCGGCGGAACCGGTACCGGTAGAAAAGACATTGTTAGATGACGACAGTGATCTTCCCGACATCCCCGTTGATTTAACGAAGCTACCGCCTGTCTTACCCAGGCCAGTCACCCCGGTTACTCCTCTTCAGGAGGACGCAACGGTAATCGAAAAGACATCAAACGGCCCGATAGATATTTCTGAATTCGAAGTTCTGAAAGAGAAAACTGTGTTAGAAGAAATTCCCGACTTAGATGAGACTGAATTTGATTTAACTTCGCCAAATGAATCGACTCGCCTCGAGGAGGCCGACGATCCATTCGCCGCAAAAGAACCTGAGACAGCTGATTTTCAGACAGAGATAATCGAGGCGAGCTTCGAGGCAGCTACTTTTGTCGACGAGGAAGATCCGTTCGATACCACATTCGCGGCTAATATACTTCCGGGGAAAACAGAGCTGAAATTTATCGAGAAGGAGCTTGAAGAATTACCCGTCTCAGAGGTATCAATCTCACTGACCGATCCCGCTGGCCTTAATAGAGATTATGAAACCGGTCTGCTGAAATTCGACGATAAGAAACACAATCATGACAGTTCGCTATTATCCAAGAAAGATCTGCTAGGCGGCTCAACCACCGATCTCAGCCAGTTGGCGGACGAACCAATCGCCCCCATTGAAGAAATCACGTACGTCGATCCCTTCGATACGTCCGCAGTGAAAGAGCTTCCACCCGGTAAAACAGAACTTAAGGTCTTAGAAAAAGAACTGCTCGGAGAGCAGCCTAATAATTACATTGAAGACGATGACGATTTTGATCCGAGAAAAGAAGAGGCAACGGTAAAGCAGCCACCTATAAAAGCTCCGCCACCTCGGCCATCTGCGCCCATCAAATCCACACCGGTCAAGCCCGTGTTCGACGTTAACTTTGAAGAAGACGAAACAGTCGAAGCAACGCCGGTAAATCTTGAGAGAAAAACTTCTCGACCGGAAGTTCTCGAGCTAGCTCCGACTAAGGCCGTCGCATTTGAATTGCCAACACCGTCGAAGAGACCTGACTTGCTCGCAACcactgaagaagaaaaaactcTACCTTCTAAGCCACTAACACCTTACTACTCTCAGAAGTCTTTAGAAGAATCATTGCCGATTGAAAACGAGGAAATAGACATCGATCCTTTCGACACTAGTTTTGTAAATAACGTCGCGCCAGGCAAGACAGAGCTCAAGCTTATCGAATCAGAATTACTGACGCAGGAATCTAAGCTACCTCACAGTTTGAGCGATCACGATTTCGATCCGAGGTCCGCCGCCGAATCAGTCAGAAGACAGAGCGATTTTACAGCCTCGGTTGCACCGAGCAATATAAAGCTTGTGCAGCTACAGCAGTCTTTGATTCAAAAAGTCGAGGAAGAAGTAATCGTAAAACAGGAGCCTCACAGACAAGAAAGTTTATTAGACGCGGAAGTCGAAGTTGACGCGAAACCTCTGACACCGAGGGTCGAGAGCAAGCCTATCGCAGAAGAGGAGGAGATCTCTTATACGGATCCATTCGACACTTCTATCGCGACGAATATTTTACCCGGGAAAGCAGAGCTCAAGATATTAGAAAGCGAGTTGCAGCAGATACCTGAGCAGCCACCGCCGCGTCCCGTCAATCTACCCAGCGTTGTGCCGATTGTTCCGTTGACAATCCCGGAAATTGATGACTTCGATCCTAGAGCGGACGAAGTGAAGGAGTCGAAAGACTTCCTGTCTTTGGACGGACAGGATCCTGGCGACAAAGTACTGACGCCGTTACAAAATAAGGACCTCACCTTGGACGACGACGTGGATCCTTTCGACACTAGCTTCGCTACTATCGAGCCTGGACGCACCGAATTAAAACTGCTCGAATCCGAACTGATGAAA TTTACCAGAAGACTTTTAGTCAATTCAATCATGGATTCCAAAGGCGGAAATCCATTTTTAATGGACGATTACGCGGCAGAACCGGGAGGCAGCTTGCCCCCGCAGGCTTCTAATCCTTTCCTTCAGGATTTCGCGGACGCGGCGAGTTCCAGCGCGGGTGAGAATCCATTCTTAAATTTTGGCGGCGATCAGACATACCAACCGCCAGTGTCCGTCGAGTCCACCAATCCGTTCGCTTCTTTCGGCATTGAAAGTACCGCGCCGGACGCCGAATTCGGGGCGACTAGCGACAGTAATACGCCAGCAACCAACGTCTTCACTAGCCAACCATCTGATATATTTGTCATGTCCGATAACGCGAACGTGGATCTATTTGGTACGATGACGACGACAACAGCAGCCGAGCAACAACCGGCGCCGATAGTCAGTCCGCCGCAACAACCACCGGCGTCGACGCCTCCGTCGAGGAACGGAAAGCCGCCGCCGTCGAGACCGCCTCCGCCGAGGCCACAGCCACCACCGATACCGCACCCCCCAGTGCAACCGCCCGCCAAGAACACGAAGGACTTAATACTGTCGGTTACGGGAGCAATGGACGCTACTTCGAACCATCTCCTAGACCGATTACAAGCGACCAGAACGCCTAGCCCTACGTTGATACATTCTCCGTCACCCACTCCAGAGCACAGTTACGCCGATCTTCTCGACGTCGACAGCAACGTGCCGGATCTGATACCAGACGACAAGCTCGTCGAGCCGCCGAAAAATCAAGACATCATGGATCTCTTCGACGCGCCCAATACCGACGTTACTTCGAGCGGTATCTTCTCCACGTCCATGACCACCATGAGTACTACCAGTCTCGTCACCGGAGTCCCGACGACTACCACTACTAAGGAGAATCCTTTCGCAAGCATGAGCGAGGAGGCAGCAGTCCCACAGCCTGCTTTCGAAATGGAATATCCGGAAAGTGTCATTAGTACGGAGAAACGATCTTCGATAACCGCGGCGACTCCTTTTACAATTGAGACAGACGCCGGAAAATCCGGTACCGTTTTGGATCTTGGAGAGCCTGCGCCCGTGGTTTCACCCGTGTCGACAGCAGCCGCCGAATTGTTTCAAG GGACAGAACAAATTTCTACCGGAGCGGACGCGAACTTTTTCTCCATGACCGAGACAACTACGGCAACGCCCTTCGGCGTAGTAAAAACCACGTCCACACCTTTTGCTGCTGCGGCTCAACCTTTATTTGCCACGTCGGAAATCACGCAACCCGCCTTTGCCTCAGATTTACTGGGCGATTTTGGAGAAACGGCTAAGGAACTCGACCAGGGTCTGATTGCCACCAGTCCAACTCCTGGAACGGAGTTTCCTGGGAATGAGGTTTACCGGCCCGAAGAAGAGCTGGATAACTTCGCGGCTACGACAAAAGCGATTGAAGATACTGGTGATTCATTCGATGCCTTCGCGTCAAAATTTGATAGAGCCGCTGAGCCGGAAACTAACGGCGGCGATCCCTTCCTAGACGCTTTCGGCGGACCGATCGCTATGGACACTTCTAGTGACG tttgggGAGATTCATCAGTAGCCGGTTCGGAAACGGCAATGACTGGCTTTGGCGAATCTGACGCATTCGATTCTTTTCTAAGTATGACGGCTCCACCGACAGACGCAAAAGTGAAACGATCCGAATCTGCGGAATCGGATGAAGGACCCGATTTCAGTGTATTTATCAA accaAAAGAAGGAGACCAGACAGTATTGGCAGAAGGCGGAGCGGTACCTACATTGGCACCACCACCGAAAAGCCCGCAAATTGCCGCGTACACAGATTCCTCGCCACGTTTCAATCCTTTCGATAAATCTGGAATCGCGCAAGATGCCGTGGTATCTGAAACCGCACAGACGGCCGAAATGGCCAGGACAGACTCACAG GAAACCCCACCGACTCCTTTGTTCGACGAAGACGTTAGCCAACCGCTCGAAGACTTCCCGAGAATAACTTACACTGGTGACGGTTGGGAGATGCAATTGCGACAACCAAACAAGAAGAAAATCACGGGACAACGTTTttggaaaaagatttttgtcaAGCTGGTTTACCAGGGCGACAATCCGGTCCTTCAGTTGTTCAACAACAAAGACGACAAAGATCCATTTCAAGAATTACCTTTACTCGCTTGCTACTCGGTGTCAGATATCGGCGCCCAACAATTTGATCAATATGGAAAAATCTTTACCGTAAAActgcaatatattttctacaagGAGAGGCCTGGCGTGCGACCTGGCCAAGTTACGAAAGCCGAAAGGCTCACAAACAAGCTCAGTCAGTTTGCAGCGTATGCCATTCAAGGAGATTATCAAGGTGTCAAAGAATTCGGAAGTGATTTAAAGAAATTGGGTCTTCCTGTCGAACACGCACCTcag ATCTCTCAGTTATTCAAACTTGGTTCTCAATGCTACGAGGACATGAAACAATTTTCCTGCGCGATCGAGGAAGCTCTCTTCAGGTTACCAGCTCACCGTGATCGAGCTTTAACTTACAAAATGGAAGAGGTTCAAGTAACAGTCGTAGACGAACTGTATGTCGAGCAGAACGCGGAGGGTCACGTAGACAAGCAGATCGCCCGCGTTCGTCTTTTCTTCCTGGGTTTCCTTTCCg GTATGCCCGACATAGAATTAGGAATAAACGACATGTGGCGGCAAGGTAAAGAAGTCGTTGGCAGACACGACATCATTCCCGTCGTAACGGAAGAATGGATTCGCCTGGAGAACGTTGAGTTTCACTCTTGCGTTCAGCAAGACGAGTATGAAAAGTCACGGATAATAAA GTTCAAACCACCCGATGCATGCTACATTGAATTGATGCGGTTTCGCGTAAGACCGCCTAAAAATAGAGAACTACCGCTTCAGTTAAAAGCTGTTATGTGCGTTACTGGGAACAAG GTGGAGTTGAGGGCTGATATTCTTGTGCCTGGTTTCGCATCTCGCAAATTGGGTCAGATACCATGCGAGGACGTGATGGTTCGTTTTCCTATACCTGAGTGCTGGATTTACCTCTTCAGGGTCGAGAAACATTTCAGATACGGCTCGGTGAAATCAGCGCACAGAAGAACAGGGAAGATTAAGGGTATCGAAAGATTTTTGGGCGCCGTCGACACGTTAGAACCGCAGCTGATGGAAGTAACTTCCGGCCAAGCAAAATACGAACACCAGCATCGATCTATTGTATGGAGAATGCCCAGGTTGCCAAAAGAAGGGCAAg GCGCATACACCACACATCAGCTGGTTTGCCGTATGGCTCTCACATCTTACGACCAGATTCCCGACAATCTCTCGGAATACTGTTACGTCGAGTTCACGATGCCGGCGACGCAGGTGTCGCATACGACCGCACGAAGCGTCAGTCTCCAGAACAGTGACAGTGATGCGCCCCCGGAAAAGTATGTCCGAAATTTGTCACGTCACGAATACAG GGTGGGCATTGAGCATACGCAGGGTGAGGGACCGGGTGCATACGTCTCGGCGACGATATCGAAAAAGATCCCCGAGACTACGCCAGAAGTTCAAGAGACGCCCGAAGCGCCGGCCGAGTCCGACTCCGATTCCTCGGAGTAA